The genomic interval AGGCAGGGAAGACAGGcactggagcagggaggggagtaTTGCAGAGGTGCTATTGAGATGGTGTATGTTAAATTTGTGGGGCAGACAGGTGCTTAGGTATAATCACAGCAAATACTTTTGTAGACTTTGTATTCTGCACACTGTTCTAAGTACCTTTCATATATAGGTGTCTTTGTTATCCACAATCAGGAACTGAATAAATCTGGGCAGCAAGAAGTATTAAATTATTTAACTGTTACTGCAGTAGATAGGTActattttcatcattattatcCATATGTAGGAGATTAGGAGGCTGAGCCAAAGAAAAGTGAAGTAACTGGCCCAAGGTCATATAAATAACGTTAGAGGAGGGTTTAATTAGAGCAGCCAGGCTCCAGACACTTAACCGGCATACACTGCTTCAGTGGAACATAGCAATCTGTGTTCAGGTCTGGGGAAGAGCTAGAACCTTCCAGAGTCAGTAAATACTCTGTATAGCACTAAAGGACTGACAGTCATGAGTCATCACTCTCTTtgccagaaaacaaaaaaagacctgCGTCTTCAAAGGTTGTGCATGGAGGTTGGACTGGTTCAGGTTGTCTCAGATCCTGCTGTCCCCAGAGCTCAAATGGTGGTGTTCAGACCAGCCTTCAAGGCTATACCCATTCACTGCCCCATTCACCTCTAGACCTCTCTCACTCTCAGCCACAACTGGGACTCACCCATATCCAGAGAAAAGAGGATTTGCAGGGAGGGCTGggaaatggtttcagaaaaggTGTCCTCCAAGGAGTGGTTAAATTGGAGTTGAGTCCTCCCTGTAACtccatttctctatttttttgtctctttctctccctcatgcCCCTCCCAATCCTTCTTTTCCCCATCTTCCCTAGTTGTTTTGACTGTCCTCACCCACACCCACACTCCTCGAATTCAACTAGGACAAGATGCTCTACTGGACTTGAGCTTTGCCTACATGCCTCCCACCTCCAAGGCCACATCTCTGGCCCCAGGTCCCCCTCCCTTTGGGCTGGAGTGGCGACGCCAGTACCTGGGTAAGGGGCACCTGCTCCTGGCTGCAACTCCTGGGCTGAGTGGGCAAATGCCAACTGCCCGAGAGGGGGCAGTGGCATTTGCTGCTTGGGATGATGATGAACCGTGGGGTCCGTGGACCGGAAATGGGACCCTCTGGCTGCCTGCAGTGAAGCCTTTCCAAGAGGGCGTCTATCTGGCCACTATACACCTGCCATACCTGCAAGGGCAGGCCACTGTGAAACTTGCTGTGCACAGTGAGTGGAGGGACAGGGCTCCCCACCAGTACAGGGTGGACACTGAGATTATGGGGATACCATAGTGAAGAGGGTGCTGGGTAAGTGGGGGGAGAGATTGGGATCCTCAGGAGTCAGAAAGATAATAGGTGGAGGGTCCCTGCGAATCGGGGGGCTTTGGGATAAGGGCTCCTAAATCTGAGGGGATGGGGTCCCTGAGATTGGAGGCTTTGGCATGGGGATTCCTGGGAAACACCAATAGGGAGACAGTGGGTTTCCCACTGAGAAAAAACCCAAAACTCTGTTTTGGGGAATCAAAGGGCAAACTAAGGGTCTCTGAGGACAATATAGATTGATTCTCCCCATGCTCCTTTCCTACTCTCTCTCCAGAGTCCCCCAAAGTGTCCTTGATGCCAGCACCCCTTGTATGGGCCGCCCCTGGGGAGGCACCCCCAGAGTTACTGTGCCTGGTGTCCCACTTCTACCCCTCCGAGGGCTTGGAGGTGGAGTGGGAGCTCTGGGGTGGCCCTGAGGGCAGCTTTCAGAAGGCCGAGGGGCAGAGGTGGCTCTCCTCCTTGCGTCACCACTCTGATGGCTCTGTCAGCATCTCAGGGCACCTGCAGCCACTCCCTGTCACCGCCAAGCAGCATGGGGCGCGCTACGCCTGTCGTGTCCACCACCCCAGCCTGCCCGCCTCAGGGCGCAGTGCCAAACTCACCCTAGAGGTGGCAGGTAAAAGCCAGGACAGAGAAGGGGGGGTTGGGGCGCCTGGGAAGATACCATGGGGCCCACCCTCAGTCCCTCCACTTGCCAGGTCTTTCTGGACCCTCTCTGGAGGATGGTGTTGGCATCTTCCTGTCTGCCTttttcctccttgggttcatCAAGATGTTGGGCTGGGTCGGTGAGTGTGAGCCCTACCCAGACTGTGACCCTCCCCTGGTCAACATTCCCCACCTACTCCCGGAAATCTGACACCCATCCTTCAGCCCTACCACTCCCCCATCCCATCCCTCTTCAATCTCTCTCCACAGTTGCCTACCAGTCCACTTCCAAGGATTCAAAGGAGAAGGTAACAGGTTCCACCTTCCCTtatctttcccttctcattttATCCCCTCCCCGCAACTCATCACTGGAGGGAGGCTGCTGGCCTTGTGGCAGAATCCCAGCTTGGAATTCATACAGACCTAGGTTAACTGCTGACGCCCTGAACATGCTACTTAAacaatgcctcagtttccttgggtgtaaggataaaaaaaatttcttaggcTGCTCTGTCATGAGTTTAAATAATCTAGTAGCCACACTAAAAAGgtaaagagaaatagataaagTTAACTTTAATAATGTACCTGATTTAATCTAATATCCATTATCATTTCTCCATGTAATCAACATAAGAAATTAATCCTTTTTTCTGTCCTCAGTCTTCAAAAACAGGTGTATATTTTAAACTGTCAGCTcatctcaattcagactagccacatttcaaatgctcaatagACATATGTGGatggtggctaccatattggacagtagAGCCTCAGAGGGCTATTGGGAGGATTAAAGGTGATAGTCCATCTCCTTTGGGAGATGCAGGAGGAAAAGCACCTGGTATAGTGTCTACTAGGGAGAGAGCACACAGAAAATATTGCCCTGTTCTTCTGCCCATGATGGTTTTCACTTATCTCTGGGTCAACCATGAGCACTGTACCCCATTTTTTAAAACCCAGAATTTCTTACCTTTTTACTTCTCTTCCAGAAAACACAGTGAGGACACCCACCACCATCATGGGGAAGCCACTGTCATCTCAGAGCTACTGTAGTAGCTTCCCCAAACACCACTGTCATCATCCGCTCCTGTTCCCTCCAATCTCTCTCCACTGAGTGAttggaatgtttttttaaaacacacaaatctATTGCTTTCACCTTCTCAGAGCTGTAGGGTAGTGGTTCTCAAAAATTTTGGTCTCAGGACCTCTTAAAAATTGTCAGGGACTCTAGAGAACTTTTGCTTATGTGGGTTATGAACTGTACATACTTATTATACTCTTacttaaaactgagaaaaatttaaaCGACAAGCATACACAAAACATAGATCCCATTAGCTGTGATGACAATGTCAATACAATTCATGAAGCTTCTGGAAAACGCCACTATACATTTTTTAGAGAATGAGCGTGAAAAAGGCAAACATGTTAGTATTGTTATGAAAATAGTCTGAACTTTGCATACCCCCCTGAAATAGTCTCAGGTCCTCTGGGACAGAGACCACAATTGGAGAACCAGTGCTGCAGAGGCCTAATCCATTCTCCCTCGCTCCAACCACTGCTTCTCTCTCCAACCTCGCCTGGTGCCCTCCGGCCCTCTGGTCAATGCTCAGCGCGGCTACTCCTTTCCTCCAGTGGCCTCCCACCCTCCCCGGGTACCAGAGCTCTGTTACCTCTGCCTAATCCACCCACGGCCTTCCTGGGCTCCAGACCAGGTCAGCCCCGCCGTTCCTCCCCTCAGACCGCCGCGAGCCCATCTTGCGCGGTTCACCACTGTTGTATTTACGTGATTGTGCGAGTAGTTAAACGCGTCTCCTCTCCGCACCGTCTGCCCACTGCCGTAGCCCCTCCGCCGGCACAGGACCGGGCGCCCACTGTAGGGCGCTCAATATAAGAAATGAGAGTATTTAGAAACCGGTGTTGGACCAAATAACTGTTGGAAGGATGCGGCTGCTCGGCTTAGGGACCGCCGAGGGACAGAACGGTCAGCCAGACCCATGCGGGGAGCGGATCTAATCGTGTGGGAATAAAGTGTTTCAGTGCTTCCAGCAGGGTGTCTCATTTTACCCCAGGGCTCCCCTTGCCAAGCACGACTTCCAGTCACCTCTGGTACCTTCCAATTACTCCGACCTTTCAAACGTCATGGCGGCAGCCGATACCCCCTCGAAACAGTTTGGGACCCGGTGCCACTAATGGCGGGCAGGATGCCCTCAAGCAGCGGGTTCCCCGGGGACAACAGAAGAGAGCGGGAATCCAGGATTCGAGCGCCGGAAACCCGGGAGAGCCGAATTGGGAACCGGATGTGGCGGCTTCCTGCTCCGCCCCCTGCTCTGACAGGGTGGGAACAGAGGGCGCCTCCGAAAACCCGGAGCGGATTTCAGGTGTCCACACttgtgggtgggagtggggagcatAACTCCGCGGGGTGGAGTGACTGGGTTCCTCCCAGCCTAAAACGCTTCCCGCGGGAGTTTTAGCCTTGTGGTATGGGGAATGGCCAGTTCTGCTCCTGTCCTCCCCCGGTGGCAGGAGACTGGAATTTTATCCCAGCTCAGGACAGGGCGACATAGGATCCGAGATCCCCAAGTAGGGGGGCGTTGCGAGGAACAACGGAGCTGGGGACCCGGGTTTCTGGGTTCCGGCCCCTGGGCGTCCAGCGCTCCCCGAGTCCGCGGCCCTGGCTCCTGTCCTCACTTCCTTCCCTTTTTGGCTCCAGCTCTCGGAGAGCGAGGACGTGGGGGAGAGCGGAAAGGGCGGAAGGGCCCGAGAGTCTTGCGGGGGAGTACGGGGGGTGCGGAAAAGCCGGGGAGGGGACTCAGTCCGGGAACTCGGTCGGGGGCCGGAGGACGACAGGAACAGCGGCCCGGGACCCGCGCTGGCCCCCACCCCTTCCGAGCAGGTCAGAGCCAGAGCACCCTATGACCCTGCCCATTCCCGTACTCTTGACCCCCTCATCTAAATGCACCAGGGCCTCCAGTATTCCACCCCTGTGTTGcttcctctgcctccctgcaGGACTCCCATCGGGTTACCCAGACACCCACCGCGTCCCTCGCCTCCCAGCGCCCACCTGACTCTCCACCCGCGCCCCCTCCTGTCTCTCCCCAGGCGCCCCCATGGCTCGACCCCGCTGATTCCTTCACTCGGCCATGCTCCCGCGGCCCCTGCGGCTTCTTTGGGACACGAGCCCCCCCGGGGGAGTCGTGCTGAGCAGCTTCCGGAGCCGAGACCCCGAAGAGGGTGGGGGTCCAGGTGGCCAGGGCGTGGGCGGGGggcaagaggaagaggaggaggaggaagaagaggtgaGATGCGGGTGGTGGGAAGTAGGGGGGTATATGCTTAGGAGACTCCATTTTTCTTTCCGTGTCTGTGTCCCTTCTCTTCCTGCCTCGTTATTTCCGCGCCTCTTGCTGGGTATCTCCCTGGCTCCCCGCTGTGGGGAGTCCCGGCGTTTCTGTGGTCCTCTGTGGCAGTGTGACTCAGGACCGGCCCGCAGGAGCCTGCCCCGTTACTGCCAGGAGCGTCTGGCTATCTGCCTTGCGGGTCCTAGCCATCCTCGCTTATGCCTGAATGTGCCTGCCTCTCTGGGCAAAGTTTAGGTCCCTGTCTCCCTCCTTGTTTTTGTTTGGCGGGGAGGGGTTTGTTTCCACAGTAACCGGCTCCTCTGACTCTGGGATTGGGGAGGGAACCCTGCGTTTTCGTGACCCCTCCCGCCAGCCCTCCTGGCACTGGGTGGAGGCGGGAAACCAAGGTTCTTGGACCTCCGAGGGACAGCCCCGGGGGAACTGGAGGGTGGTCACCTGCTTTCCTCTGGGACTAATAGTGGTGGCCAGGAGTAGGATTTGAGGCCTCGGGAGGGGTGAGAAGTTGAATTTGGGGGCCCGAGGCCCTGTACTTCTGGGTCCAGAGGCTGGGTGAGTGCAGGGTGACTGGCAGGGCTGGTTTTTCGAGATCGGTGGGGGGAGGGGCCGGGACCACGTGACTCCTAGAGTCTaatccccccacctcccaccatgcccactttcccttctccttccttgtTCTGGGATCTGAGCCGCCACCTTGACGGGGGTCTTCAGGATTGAAGGACTAGGGGAAAGGGGGCTAAGGGGAAGGACTAACTCTGGGTTTGGCCAGTTCCTGCGGGGGAGGGCGGAGCATGCGGCTGGACCTGTGACTGAGGTTTCAGCTTCTcaaggtctctgcctctggctttCTGCCTCTCTGGCTTTCCCTTTACCCTTTGCACCTTGCCTCTCTGCTGTGCTGGGGGTTCAGCTCTGGGGGGAAAGGGCAACGGAGGTCTCCAGGATCAGGGTTCCTGCATACCACCTATACCCCCAGTGCCACCCCCTCGGCTCCACCGGACCCTGAGGCGGCTTGGGGGGGGCTGTCTGGGCCCCAGTTGGGGAGACCTGGGGTCAccagccccccccacccctcGCACTCGCTGGTACTGTCCCCTGCCGCCACAGGTGAGGGGTATAGAGGGAGGAGTAGGGCCTGGGAGTGAGGGCTGGGGGCAGTGGGCAGTGGTGTGGGACTTTTTGATCACCTCTTCCTTGCTCCTCCAGGCCCCTGTGTCTGTCTGGGATGAGGAGGAGGATGGTGCCACCTTTACTGTCACAAGCCGTCAGTATCGGCCTCTTGATCCCTTGGTGAGATTAAAACTTTGACTTCTCACCTCTGACCTATCACCTCCCAGTTCCCCTTCCTCTGGCTAACTTTCTGGCCAGAGTGCTGGGTTGGGGATCTGAAGAGTAGAGATCTAGGCTCCACTGTATGACTTAGACTAAATCTTTTATCCTTTCTCCATCTTAATACAGTGAGCCCGGATAATCTCCTAGTTCTGGGATTTTCCCCAAGGATCTAGGGCCAGAACTGAAGAAAGGGTTCGTGACTGGCCCTCTGTCTCCCTAGGCTCCAACACCTCCCCCACGTTGCTCCCGAAGGCTCCGAGCTGGCACTCTGGAGGCCCTGGTCAGACACCTTCTGGATTCCCGGACATCAGGGGCTGACATGACCTTCACATCAGCCTTTCTGGCCACCCACCGGGCTTTCACCTCCACACCTGCTCTGCTAGGGCTTGTGACTGACAGGTCAGGGTTGTAACAGACCAAGGGTCATGGAGGTGTCAGGATTTTCTGAAGtccaaataccccaccaaaatagTGAAATTGGAGGCTTGGTAAAAATGGATGgatagaatctcttcctctccccaggcTGGAGGCCCTAGAGTCTCATCCTACTGATGAACTAGAGAGGACTAAAGGGTAGGTGACCTTGATTCTTAACCTCATAGTCCCCTCTGCCTGAGCTGCAGCTTGACCTCTGACTCGGGCGATTCCCTTCTCCCAGGGTTGCCATCTCTGTACTGTCAACCTGGCTGGCCTCTCACCCTGAGGATTTTGGCTCTGAGGTTAAGGGTCAGCTTGACCGGCTTGAGAGCTTCTTGCTTCGGAAAGGGTATGCAACAGGGGAGGGTGTTGGGGGGGGCAGCGCTGACCTCATCCGCAACCTCCGGTCCCGGGTGGACCCCCAGGCCCCCGACCTTCCTAAGCCCCTGGCCCTCCCCGGCGATCCCCCTGCTGACCCCACGGATGTCCTGGTGTTCCTCGCTGACCACTTGGCCGAACAGCTGACCCTGCTAGATGCGGTGAGACCCTGACCTCTGACCCCTTTGTCTCTTTCCCCCTTACTAACCTCTCCCTGACTCCATATCCTTTCCTTGTTTCCAACCCTTCCAGATCCAGCTCCTAGCCTCCTCTGTCCACACAGTTTTGACCTTGCCCCACTTGCCCTCAGTTGTTACCCTTCAAACCCTGTGCCCCTCTGGTTCCTTGGCCACCTGAGATCCTCACACCCCTCATATTGGAAGGCTGACCTTGTTTGACTATGAACTTTAACCTCTGACCTCTGCCCCACAGGAGCTGTTTCTCAATCTGGTCCCCTCTCAGTGTCTGGGGGGCCTATGGGGTCACAGAGACCGGCCAGGACATTCCCATCTCTGCCCATCTGTCCGAGCTACTGTCACACAGTTCAACAAAGTGGCAAGGGCAGTGGTCAGCTCTGTTCTGGGGGCCACCTCAAGTGGAGAGGGGCCTGGAGAGGTGGCTATACGGCCACTCCGTCCCCCTCAGAGGGCCCGGCTCCTGGAGAAATGGATCCGCGTGGCAGAGGTAAGAGAGAAGATAGGCCCTGTTTGGTACTGTGGTGTGAAGAGAGGTCCTGCAGCTTGGCCACTCTCTCAACCCCACAGGAGTGCCGTCTGCTCAGAAACTTCTCTTCAGTTTATGCTGTTGTGTCAGCCCTGCAGTCCAGCCCTATCCACAGGCTTCGGGCAGCCTGGGGAGAAGCAGCCAGGTGGGGAGGTTGGGGCACTAAACTGGGGGTGAGGGCTGGGAAGCAGGGCACAAGCCAGGCCCATCCTCAAGActgctgccctctgcccccagggaCAGCCTCAAAGTCTTCTCCAGCCTCTGTCAGATTATCTCTGAGGAGGATAATTATTCTCAGAGCCGGGAGCTACTCCTGCAGGTGAGGCCCTGTTCCCTGGTGTTCCCAGCCATCCCtgctccccctgcccaccccatagCTCATATTCTGTCACAACCAGGAGGTGAAGCTACAGCCCTCTCTGGAGCCAAATTCCAAGAAGGCCCTGAGGTCTGGCTCCCGGGGTGGGGTGAGTGATTGGTGGGGTGGTTGTGTAGTAAGGAGAGTGTGGGGAGCAGTCTGAGGGATGGCAAGGGGAGGCACAGTGGAGAATTCAATTTGTCCTCTGAGGCAGTGGGATAGGAAAGTGTGAGGGATGGAGAGCCCTCAGATCAGTGGCAGGGGTGTCTGACTCTGACCTCTGACCTCAGGGTGTGGTCCCCTACCTTGGCACCTTCTTGAAAGACCTTGTGATGCTGGATGCAGCCTCCAAGGATGAGCTGGAGGtcagtggtgcatgtgtcagtgTGTGCATTGTGATGATGGAACACGAGCCTCAGGGTCAGACAGATCTCTCTCCCAGAGAGGGCACCAGGACTCGGAGTGCTGGGGTTCTGGATCTGTTACTTTGGCAAGTTGGTTAATTTCTTTGTGCCTTAGCGATCTGTAAGTGGGAGACTGCCAACGGTGTGTATATCAGTCCGTTAATGATGAGGGCTAAATGGATTCATATTGAGTCAGGGCTTAGAACAGGCCTGAAATTCAGGCATATGTAGAGTTTGTTACTTAAGAGTACTGGGATGGTGGGCCAGTTCCTTGTCTGCTGTGAGCCTTATTTCCAAATGTGTAAAGGGGATACCTTTTCTACTTATGATACTCAACTGGAAAGGTAAGGTACAGCGCTTAGGGTAGACGGGCGTGAGGGGGCGGTGGGGGCGGGGTCAGAGACCAAGCGCAGTGTGTGGGAGTCAGGTGTGGGTGTGCGTGTGTTTCGGAGAAGGAATGCTCTCCGTGACAGGCTTGGGACTTCACCCCATCACCTTATCCTTGCAGAATGGATACATCAACTTTGACAAGCGGAGGAAGGTGAGTGGAGTACACTGGCCAGATGCTAGATACCCCAGAAAGGGGAGCGGGAGGGCAAAGCCTGGGGTCTGTGTTTTGGCTCCTGCAGTCTGTGGGCTCCTTCCTAGGAGTTTGCTGTCCTTTCCAAGCTACGGCGGCTCCAGAACAAATGTCGTGGCTATGTCCTCCAACCTGACTCTGATATCCAGCGGTGGCTGCAGGGGCTCCGGCCACTGACAGAGGTCCAGAGGTGACCGGCTGGGTGAGGTGGGACTCCAGGGCTTCGTCTGGGTGTGTGGGTTGGTGTGTCATATCCTGGCCTCTCCCCATTTCCCGCCTCTCTAGCCATCGTGTATCATGTGAGGTGGAGCCACCTGGTACCAGTGACCCTCCTGCTCCACGGGTGCTTCGGCCAACACTGGTCATCTCACAGTGGACAGAGTGAGGGAGTCAGTGGTTGGGGGTTAGTCTCCTGGGGAATTGCTCTTCTTCCTCTGATCTTCCCAATCTCCTGCCACTCCAGGGTTCTGAGTTCTGTTGGGGGTCCCACTCCCCTTGTCTCCTGGGACCAGCCCAGTGTTGGGGGAGAGGAGGTGCCTGGAACCCCTGCTCCTCTGCTGACCCGGCTGGCCCAGGTGAGCTCTGCTCCTGACCTCCAATCTCATCATTGACCCTGACTTTGTGAATGTTTCTTCCTTGCCCTCCTTCCCTTCATGCCAGTCCCCCATGCTTTGTGTCCCCAGCACATGAAGTGGCCATCTGTCTCATCTCTGGACTCCGCCCTGGAGAGCACTCCATCCCTGCACAGTCCGGCTGACCCCAGTCACCTCtctcccccagcctcctcccctaGACCTTCTCGAGGTCACCGCCGCTCAGCCTCCTGTGGCTCCCCACTCAGTGGGGGTGCAGAAGGGGCCTCTAAGGGGACTGGatatgggggtggggggtctgGACCAGGGACTTCTGATTGCCGAATCATCCGAGTCCAGATGGAGCtgggggaagatggcagcatcTACAAGAGCATCTTGGTGAGGAAGCTGTGGGCTGGGAGTTAGGGGTGAAAGATGGTGCCTCATGGGATTATAGATATCTTAGGTTTGAATAGTCAGATGGGAGGAtgattctagttttaattttgacCTTTGGTTTAGCAGCCATGTTTTATTTTGAAGGCTACTTTCATTAGCTGCAGCACCTTGAATTTTTGATGGCCATATTAGATTTTCAGAACCAATAGCAGTTTCCCCCACAGGGAAGCAGCCCTATTTCACTGGGCACCATGTGGGCTGGCCTGTGGAGTACAGGGGGCCATTGTGTTGGGTTTCCTTGTTCACTCTAAAGTACTGGACATGGGTAACCTTTTTTGGTTGGCATCAGTGGCTAGGGTTGAAAGGATGGGAAGAGAGGTCATCACAGCCAATTTATTTCTCTTTGGCCCCATCCTGCCAGGTGACAAGCCAGGACAAGGCTCCAAGTGTCATCAGTCGTGTCCTTAAGAAAAACAATCGTGATTCTGCAGTGGCTTCAGAGTATGAGCTTGTGCAGCTGCTACCAGGGGAGCGAGGTCAGAAGCCACAAGGGAAGGCAGACTCGGAAGGAGAGTGGTGACCACCAGTGGGAATGTTGCCACATCCAAGTGGTTATGGGGGGAAATGACTGTGTTTGACACCCCCCCTCTCAACCTGCAGAGCTGACCATCCCACCCTCAGCTAATGTCTTCTATGCTATGGATGGAGCATCACATGATTTCCAGCTGCGACAGCGGCGGAGGGCCTCTACTGCTACACCAGGCCTCACCAGTGGCCTCCCTGCCTCAGGAACTCCCCCGAGTGAGGGAGGAGGGGGTTCCTTCCCCAGGATCAAGGCTACAGGGAGGAAGATTGCCCGGGCACTGTTCTGAGGGGGAGTTCTAATGGCTCACAACTCATGGTGTCCATACCAGATGTGGGTTGCCATCCTGAATGGTGGCAGTTATGTCACAATGGGAAGAAATCCAGAAGGTGGTCAACCACCCTGGGGCAGTGAAGTGTCACTGGTTTACCAGACATCTGAGAGATCCAGCCCTATTGGAACTGGTAATCTTGGTAACCAAGTTGCATTACCTGTGTATAGATCTCCCATTTTCCATGAATGCAACCATGGCTAGTGCTGGAAAAAGGGATCCGTTTCTGATTCCTGGCTGTATCCTAGCATGCCAACAGTCATGGAAAGGCCTACTAGTAGAGGGAGAGGAAAAGCCTAGAGGCTCTGAGCCCCAGGGGAAGGGGATGGCAAGAAGTAGGTTCTACTGGTAGTACCTCTTCCTACTTTGGGGGTTTCTGTCACTGTGACAACACTAAGATAATAAACCAAAACACTACCTGAATTCTAATCCTGTCTTTGCAGTGCATATAAATTGGCTGCTGGGAGTGGGGCAGAGAGTTGGCTGGAGAGATGTCATGGAACAAGAAGGGGCCCAATGTGTTCTATCCCCATAAAGGGCTGAAAGGGTGCTGGTGAA from Manis pentadactyla isolate mManPen7 chromosome 16, mManPen7.hap1, whole genome shotgun sequence carries:
- the TAPBP gene encoding tapasin, producing the protein MKPQSLLLAMTLGLSATVSAGPTVIECWLVEDVGQGRLAKRPAALLLRQGPGSPPPRPDLDPELYLKVHDGAGSLQAAFRRYPPDVSAPHCEMSHYVPLPASANWASGLTPEQSCPRALDGTWFMVSMSSPVLSLSSLLQIQPKPQPEPAFITMATVVLTVLTHTHTPRIQLGQDALLDLSFAYMPPTSKATSLAPGPPPFGLEWRRQYLGKGHLLLAATPGLSGQMPTAREGAVAFAAWDDDEPWGPWTGNGTLWLPAVKPFQEGVYLATIHLPYLQGQATVKLAVHKSPKVSLMPAPLVWAAPGEAPPELLCLVSHFYPSEGLEVEWELWGGPEGSFQKAEGQRWLSSLRHHSDGSVSISGHLQPLPVTAKQHGARYACRVHHPSLPASGRSAKLTLEVAGLSGPSLEDGVGIFLSAFFLLGFIKMLGWVVAYQSTSKDSKEKKTQ
- the RGL2 gene encoding ral guanine nucleotide dissociation stimulator-like 2 isoform X1 codes for the protein MLPRPLRLLWDTSPPGGVVLSSFRSRDPEEGGGPGGQGVGGGQEEEEEEEEEAPVSVWDEEEDGATFTVTSRQYRPLDPLAPTPPPRCSRRLRAGTLEALVRHLLDSRTSGADMTFTSAFLATHRAFTSTPALLGLVTDRLEALESHPTDELERTKGVAISVLSTWLASHPEDFGSEVKGQLDRLESFLLRKGYATGEGVGGGSADLIRNLRSRVDPQAPDLPKPLALPGDPPADPTDVLVFLADHLAEQLTLLDAELFLNLVPSQCLGGLWGHRDRPGHSHLCPSVRATVTQFNKVARAVVSSVLGATSSGEGPGEVAIRPLRPPQRARLLEKWIRVAEECRLLRNFSSVYAVVSALQSSPIHRLRAAWGEAARDSLKVFSSLCQIISEEDNYSQSRELLLQEVKLQPSLEPNSKKALRSGSRGGGVVPYLGTFLKDLVMLDAASKDELENGYINFDKRRKEFAVLSKLRRLQNKCRGYVLQPDSDIQRWLQGLRPLTEVQSHRVSCEVEPPGTSDPPAPRVLRPTLVISQWTEVLSSVGGPTPLVSWDQPSVGGEEVPGTPAPLLTRLAQHMKWPSVSSLDSALESTPSLHSPADPSHLSPPASSPRPSRGHRRSASCGSPLSGGAEGASKGTGYGGGGSGPGTSDCRIIRVQMELGEDGSIYKSILVTSQDKAPSVISRVLKKNNRDSAVASEYELVQLLPGERELTIPPSANVFYAMDGASHDFQLRQRRRASTATPGLTSGLPASGTPPSEGGGGSFPRIKATGRKIARALF
- the RGL2 gene encoding ral guanine nucleotide dissociation stimulator-like 2 isoform X2, with product MLPRPLRLLWDTSPPGGVVLSSFRSRDPEEGGGPGGQGVGGGQEEEEEEEEEAPVSVWDEEEDGATFTVTSRQYRPLDPLAPTPPPRCSRRLRAGTLEALVRHLLDSRTSGADMTFTSAFLATHRAFTSTPALLGLVTDRLEALESHPTDELERTKGVAISVLSTWLASHPEDFGSEVKGQLDRLESFLLRKGYATGEGVGGGSADLIRNLRSRVDPQAPDLPKPLALPGDPPADPTDVLVFLADHLAEQLTLLDAELFLNLVPSQCLGGLWGHRDRPGHSHLCPSVRATVTQFNKVARAVVSSVLGATSSGEGPGEVAIRPLRPPQRARLLEKWIRVAEECRLLRNFSSVYAVVSALQSSPIHRLRAAWGEAARDSLKVFSSLCQIISEEDNYSQSRELLLQEVKLQPSLEPNSKKALRSGSRGGGVVPYLGTFLKDLVMLDAASKDELENGYINFDKRRKLRRLQNKCRGYVLQPDSDIQRWLQGLRPLTEVQSHRVSCEVEPPGTSDPPAPRVLRPTLVISQWTEVLSSVGGPTPLVSWDQPSVGGEEVPGTPAPLLTRLAQHMKWPSVSSLDSALESTPSLHSPADPSHLSPPASSPRPSRGHRRSASCGSPLSGGAEGASKGTGYGGGGSGPGTSDCRIIRVQMELGEDGSIYKSILVTSQDKAPSVISRVLKKNNRDSAVASEYELVQLLPGERELTIPPSANVFYAMDGASHDFQLRQRRRASTATPGLTSGLPASGTPPSEGGGGSFPRIKATGRKIARALF
- the RGL2 gene encoding ral guanine nucleotide dissociation stimulator-like 2 isoform X3, producing the protein MTFTSAFLATHRAFTSTPALLGLVTDRLEALESHPTDELERTKGVAISVLSTWLASHPEDFGSEVKGQLDRLESFLLRKGYATGEGVGGGSADLIRNLRSRVDPQAPDLPKPLALPGDPPADPTDVLVFLADHLAEQLTLLDAELFLNLVPSQCLGGLWGHRDRPGHSHLCPSVRATVTQFNKVARAVVSSVLGATSSGEGPGEVAIRPLRPPQRARLLEKWIRVAEECRLLRNFSSVYAVVSALQSSPIHRLRAAWGEAARDSLKVFSSLCQIISEEDNYSQSRELLLQEVKLQPSLEPNSKKALRSGSRGGGVVPYLGTFLKDLVMLDAASKDELENGYINFDKRRKEFAVLSKLRRLQNKCRGYVLQPDSDIQRWLQGLRPLTEVQSHRVSCEVEPPGTSDPPAPRVLRPTLVISQWTEVLSSVGGPTPLVSWDQPSVGGEEVPGTPAPLLTRLAQHMKWPSVSSLDSALESTPSLHSPADPSHLSPPASSPRPSRGHRRSASCGSPLSGGAEGASKGTGYGGGGSGPGTSDCRIIRVQMELGEDGSIYKSILVTSQDKAPSVISRVLKKNNRDSAVASEYELVQLLPGERELTIPPSANVFYAMDGASHDFQLRQRRRASTATPGLTSGLPASGTPPSEGGGGSFPRIKATGRKIARALF